A single region of the Brienomyrus brachyistius isolate T26 chromosome 10, BBRACH_0.4, whole genome shotgun sequence genome encodes:
- the cpeb4a gene encoding cytoplasmic polyadenylation element-binding protein 4 isoform X4 encodes MGDYGFGVLVQNNTSNKSAFPVRIHPHLQPPHHQNASPGPASYINNSTPANGNGTASAWLFPPAVAHGNIQDEILASEKSKAQQQEIQEPQEKQQLSPGHQETSLISELENSRSEESKGENGSGESANGKEKLCVDSPVLAGFDYHEASGLGTAAPSSMSSSSSLTGFNSWSAAIPPNPSPMMNEDVNFFNPAASANSGPLLFQNFPHHVSPGFGGSFSPQIGPMSQHHPPHPHFQHQQHRRSTASPHPPPFPHRNAAFNQLSHLSNNMNKSPSPWGGYQSPSPSPSSTSWSSGGGYGGWGGSQGREYRRGLGVGVTPLNSISPLKKSFANNHVPSQKYSRSSPGFNPKPWMEDSLGRNESIFPFQERSRPFDGFNMHSLENSLIDIMRAEQDSLKGRLGFSHPGGDSPLPINGHSSLFPMEDNFADDERTEPALSGLGSPHCFPHQNGERIERYSRKVFVGGLPPDIDEDEITASFRRFGHLLVDWPHKAESKSYFPPKGYAFLLFQDESSVQALIDACIEEDGKLYLCVSSPTIKDKPVQIRPWNLNDSDFVMDGSQPLDPRKTIFVGGVPRPLRAVELAMIMDRLYGGVCYAGIDTDPELKYPKGAGRVAFSNQQSYIAAISARFVQLQHGEIDKRVEVKPYVLDDQLCDECQGTRCGGKFAPFFCANVTCLQYYCEYCWAAIHSRAGREFHKPLVKEGGDRPRHISFRWN; translated from the exons ATGGGGGATTACGGTTTTGGAGTCTTAGTACAGAACAACACCAGTAACAAGTCAGCTTTCCCAGTAAGAATTCACCCACATCTGCAGCCCCCACATCATCAGAATGCATCCCCAGGTCCTGCATCCTATATAAATAACAGCACGCCTGCCAATGGCAATGGCACCGCCTCGGCCTGGCTTTTCCCCCCGGCGGTGGCCCACGGCAACATACAGGATGAGATTCTGGCTTCAGAGAAATCTAAAGCCCAGCAACAGGAAATACAAGAACCACAGGAAAAACAGCAGCTGTCCCCGGGCCACCAGGAAACAAGCCTCATCTCTGAGCTCGAGAACTCCCGATCGGAGGAGAGCAAGGGGGAGAATGGCTCGGGCGAGAGTGCCAATGGCAAGGAGAAGCTCTGCGTGGACTCTCCAGTGCTCGCAGGGTTTGATTATCATGAGGCATCAGGCCTGGGGACCGCGGCCCCGTCCAGCATGTCCTCCTCTTCATCCCTGACCGGTTTTAACAGCTGGTCGGCTGCTATCCCACCCAACCCCTCCCCAATGATGAACGAAGACGTCAACTTCTTCAACCCCGCCGCCTCGGCCAACAGCGGCCCGCTGCTCTTCCAGAACTTCCCGCATCATGTCAGCCCGGGCTTTGGGGGCAGCTTTTCGCCGCAGATCGGACCCATGTCTCAGCACCACCCGCCGCACCCTCACTTCCAGCACCAACAGCACCGCCGATCCACCGCCAGCCCCCACCCTCCTCCGTTCCCCCACAGAAATGCTGCATTCAACCAGTTGTCTCATTTATCCAACAATATGAACAAGTCCCCGTCTCCGTGGGGTGGCTACCAGAGCCCCTCGCCATcaccctcctccacctcctggaGCTCTGGGGGTGGctatgggggctgggggggctccCAGGGGCGGGAATACCGCAGGGGCCTCGGGGTGGGAGTCACGCCCCTCAACAGTATCTCGCCCCTGAAGAAGTCCTTTGCCAACAATCATGTGCCGTCGCAGAAGTATTCCCGCTCCAGCCCCGGCTTCAACCCGAAGCCTTGGATGGAGGACAGCCTCGGCCGGAACGAGAGCATCTTCCCCTTTCAG GAACGTAGCAGGCCGTTCGATGGCTTCAACATGCACTCTCTGGAGAACTCCCTGATTGACATCATGAGGGCTGAACAGGACTCCCTAAAAG GCCGCTTGGGGTTCTCTCACCCCGGGGGAGATAGCCCTTTACCCATAAATG GTCACTCCTCTCTGTTCCCGATGGAGGACAACTTTGCCGATGACGAGCGCACTGAGCCGGCCTTGAGCGGCCTTGGTTCTCCCCACTGCTTCCCTCACCAGAACGGGGAGCGGATTGAGCGCTACTCCCGCAAAGTCTTTGTGGGGGGCCTTCCTCCAGACATCGACGAAG ATGAGATAACTGCAAGTTTCCGTCGTTTTGGTCACCTGTTAGTCGACTGGCCTCACAAAGCAGAGAGCAAATCCTACTTCCCTCCAAAAG GTTACGCGTTCCTCCTCTTCCAAGATGAAAGCTCAGTCCAGGCCTTGATTGACGCCTGCATCGAGGAGGACGGCAAGCTCTACCTGTGTGTGTCCAGTCCCACCATCAAAGACAAACCG GTCCAGATACGTCCCTGGAATCTCAACGACAGCGACTTTGTCATGGATGGCTCACAGCCTCTTGACCCCAGGAAGACCATTTTTGTCGGGGGGGTACCACGTCCTCTTCGTGCAG TGGAGCTGGCTATGATCATGGACAGGCTGTATGGAGGCGTGTGCTACGCCGGCATCGACACCGACCCGGAGCTGAAGTACCCAAAGGGAGCCGGCAGGGTGGCCTTCTCTAATCAGCAGAGCTACATAGCTGCTATCAGCGCACGTTTCGTGCAGCTGCAGCACGGCGAGATCGATAAACGG GTGGAGGTGAAGCCGTACGTCTTGGACGACCAGCTGTGTGACGAGTGCCAGGGCACACGCTGCGGGGGCAAGTTCGCACCCTTCTTCTGCGCCAACGTTACCTGCCTCCAGTATTACTGTGAATATTGTTGGGCGGCCATCCACTCGCGCGCCGGCCGGGAGTTCCACAAGCCGCTGGTGAAGGAGGGCGGCGACCGGCCCCGGCACATCTCCTTCCGCTGGAACTAA
- the cpeb4a gene encoding cytoplasmic polyadenylation element-binding protein 4 isoform X3 — MGDYGFGVLVQNNTSNKSAFPVRIHPHLQPPHHQNASPGPASYINNSTPANGNGTASAWLFPPAVAHGNIQDEILASEKSKAQQQEIQEPQEKQQLSPGHQETSLISELENSRSEESKGENGSGESANGKEKLCVDSPVLAGFDYHEASGLGTAAPSSMSSSSSLTGFNSWSAAIPPNPSPMMNEDVNFFNPAASANSGPLLFQNFPHHVSPGFGGSFSPQIGPMSQHHPPHPHFQHQQHRRSTASPHPPPFPHRNAAFNQLSHLSNNMNKSPSPWGGYQSPSPSPSSTSWSSGGGYGGWGGSQGREYRRGLGVGVTPLNSISPLKKSFANNHVPSQKYSRSSPGFNPKPWMEDSLGRNESIFPFQQERSRPFDGFNMHSLENSLIDIMRAEQDSLKGRLGFSHPGGDSPLPINGHSSLFPMEDNFADDERTEPALSGLGSPHCFPHQNGERIERYSRKVFVGGLPPDIDEDEITASFRRFGHLLVDWPHKAESKSYFPPKGYAFLLFQDESSVQALIDACIEEDGKLYLCVSSPTIKDKPVQIRPWNLNDSDFVMDGSQPLDPRKTIFVGGVPRPLRAVELAMIMDRLYGGVCYAGIDTDPELKYPKGAGRVAFSNQQSYIAAISARFVQLQHGEIDKRVEVKPYVLDDQLCDECQGTRCGGKFAPFFCANVTCLQYYCEYCWAAIHSRAGREFHKPLVKEGGDRPRHISFRWN; from the exons ATGGGGGATTACGGTTTTGGAGTCTTAGTACAGAACAACACCAGTAACAAGTCAGCTTTCCCAGTAAGAATTCACCCACATCTGCAGCCCCCACATCATCAGAATGCATCCCCAGGTCCTGCATCCTATATAAATAACAGCACGCCTGCCAATGGCAATGGCACCGCCTCGGCCTGGCTTTTCCCCCCGGCGGTGGCCCACGGCAACATACAGGATGAGATTCTGGCTTCAGAGAAATCTAAAGCCCAGCAACAGGAAATACAAGAACCACAGGAAAAACAGCAGCTGTCCCCGGGCCACCAGGAAACAAGCCTCATCTCTGAGCTCGAGAACTCCCGATCGGAGGAGAGCAAGGGGGAGAATGGCTCGGGCGAGAGTGCCAATGGCAAGGAGAAGCTCTGCGTGGACTCTCCAGTGCTCGCAGGGTTTGATTATCATGAGGCATCAGGCCTGGGGACCGCGGCCCCGTCCAGCATGTCCTCCTCTTCATCCCTGACCGGTTTTAACAGCTGGTCGGCTGCTATCCCACCCAACCCCTCCCCAATGATGAACGAAGACGTCAACTTCTTCAACCCCGCCGCCTCGGCCAACAGCGGCCCGCTGCTCTTCCAGAACTTCCCGCATCATGTCAGCCCGGGCTTTGGGGGCAGCTTTTCGCCGCAGATCGGACCCATGTCTCAGCACCACCCGCCGCACCCTCACTTCCAGCACCAACAGCACCGCCGATCCACCGCCAGCCCCCACCCTCCTCCGTTCCCCCACAGAAATGCTGCATTCAACCAGTTGTCTCATTTATCCAACAATATGAACAAGTCCCCGTCTCCGTGGGGTGGCTACCAGAGCCCCTCGCCATcaccctcctccacctcctggaGCTCTGGGGGTGGctatgggggctgggggggctccCAGGGGCGGGAATACCGCAGGGGCCTCGGGGTGGGAGTCACGCCCCTCAACAGTATCTCGCCCCTGAAGAAGTCCTTTGCCAACAATCATGTGCCGTCGCAGAAGTATTCCCGCTCCAGCCCCGGCTTCAACCCGAAGCCTTGGATGGAGGACAGCCTCGGCCGGAACGAGAGCATCTTCCCCTTTCAG CAGGAACGTAGCAGGCCGTTCGATGGCTTCAACATGCACTCTCTGGAGAACTCCCTGATTGACATCATGAGGGCTGAACAGGACTCCCTAAAAG GCCGCTTGGGGTTCTCTCACCCCGGGGGAGATAGCCCTTTACCCATAAATG GTCACTCCTCTCTGTTCCCGATGGAGGACAACTTTGCCGATGACGAGCGCACTGAGCCGGCCTTGAGCGGCCTTGGTTCTCCCCACTGCTTCCCTCACCAGAACGGGGAGCGGATTGAGCGCTACTCCCGCAAAGTCTTTGTGGGGGGCCTTCCTCCAGACATCGACGAAG ATGAGATAACTGCAAGTTTCCGTCGTTTTGGTCACCTGTTAGTCGACTGGCCTCACAAAGCAGAGAGCAAATCCTACTTCCCTCCAAAAG GTTACGCGTTCCTCCTCTTCCAAGATGAAAGCTCAGTCCAGGCCTTGATTGACGCCTGCATCGAGGAGGACGGCAAGCTCTACCTGTGTGTGTCCAGTCCCACCATCAAAGACAAACCG GTCCAGATACGTCCCTGGAATCTCAACGACAGCGACTTTGTCATGGATGGCTCACAGCCTCTTGACCCCAGGAAGACCATTTTTGTCGGGGGGGTACCACGTCCTCTTCGTGCAG TGGAGCTGGCTATGATCATGGACAGGCTGTATGGAGGCGTGTGCTACGCCGGCATCGACACCGACCCGGAGCTGAAGTACCCAAAGGGAGCCGGCAGGGTGGCCTTCTCTAATCAGCAGAGCTACATAGCTGCTATCAGCGCACGTTTCGTGCAGCTGCAGCACGGCGAGATCGATAAACGG GTGGAGGTGAAGCCGTACGTCTTGGACGACCAGCTGTGTGACGAGTGCCAGGGCACACGCTGCGGGGGCAAGTTCGCACCCTTCTTCTGCGCCAACGTTACCTGCCTCCAGTATTACTGTGAATATTGTTGGGCGGCCATCCACTCGCGCGCCGGCCGGGAGTTCCACAAGCCGCTGGTGAAGGAGGGCGGCGACCGGCCCCGGCACATCTCCTTCCGCTGGAACTAA
- the cpeb4a gene encoding cytoplasmic polyadenylation element-binding protein 4 isoform X2, protein MGDYGFGVLVQNNTSNKSAFPVRIHPHLQPPHHQNASPGPASYINNSTPANGNGTASAWLFPPAVAHGNIQDEILASEKSKAQQQEIQEPQEKQQLSPGHQETSLISELENSRSEESKGENGSGESANGKEKLCVDSPVLAGFDYHEASGLGTAAPSSMSSSSSLTGFNSWSAAIPPNPSPMMNEDVNFFNPAASANSGPLLFQNFPHHVSPGFGGSFSPQIGPMSQHHPPHPHFQHQQHRRSTASPHPPPFPHRNAAFNQLSHLSNNMNKSPSPWGGYQSPSPSPSSTSWSSGGGYGGWGGSQGREYRRGLGVGVTPLNSISPLKKSFANNHVPSQKYSRSSPGFNPKPWMEDSLGRNESIFPFQERSRPFDGFNMHSLENSLIDIMRAEQDSLKGRLGFSHPGGDSPLPINARNYGRRRGHSSLFPMEDNFADDERTEPALSGLGSPHCFPHQNGERIERYSRKVFVGGLPPDIDEDEITASFRRFGHLLVDWPHKAESKSYFPPKGYAFLLFQDESSVQALIDACIEEDGKLYLCVSSPTIKDKPVQIRPWNLNDSDFVMDGSQPLDPRKTIFVGGVPRPLRAVELAMIMDRLYGGVCYAGIDTDPELKYPKGAGRVAFSNQQSYIAAISARFVQLQHGEIDKRVEVKPYVLDDQLCDECQGTRCGGKFAPFFCANVTCLQYYCEYCWAAIHSRAGREFHKPLVKEGGDRPRHISFRWN, encoded by the exons ATGGGGGATTACGGTTTTGGAGTCTTAGTACAGAACAACACCAGTAACAAGTCAGCTTTCCCAGTAAGAATTCACCCACATCTGCAGCCCCCACATCATCAGAATGCATCCCCAGGTCCTGCATCCTATATAAATAACAGCACGCCTGCCAATGGCAATGGCACCGCCTCGGCCTGGCTTTTCCCCCCGGCGGTGGCCCACGGCAACATACAGGATGAGATTCTGGCTTCAGAGAAATCTAAAGCCCAGCAACAGGAAATACAAGAACCACAGGAAAAACAGCAGCTGTCCCCGGGCCACCAGGAAACAAGCCTCATCTCTGAGCTCGAGAACTCCCGATCGGAGGAGAGCAAGGGGGAGAATGGCTCGGGCGAGAGTGCCAATGGCAAGGAGAAGCTCTGCGTGGACTCTCCAGTGCTCGCAGGGTTTGATTATCATGAGGCATCAGGCCTGGGGACCGCGGCCCCGTCCAGCATGTCCTCCTCTTCATCCCTGACCGGTTTTAACAGCTGGTCGGCTGCTATCCCACCCAACCCCTCCCCAATGATGAACGAAGACGTCAACTTCTTCAACCCCGCCGCCTCGGCCAACAGCGGCCCGCTGCTCTTCCAGAACTTCCCGCATCATGTCAGCCCGGGCTTTGGGGGCAGCTTTTCGCCGCAGATCGGACCCATGTCTCAGCACCACCCGCCGCACCCTCACTTCCAGCACCAACAGCACCGCCGATCCACCGCCAGCCCCCACCCTCCTCCGTTCCCCCACAGAAATGCTGCATTCAACCAGTTGTCTCATTTATCCAACAATATGAACAAGTCCCCGTCTCCGTGGGGTGGCTACCAGAGCCCCTCGCCATcaccctcctccacctcctggaGCTCTGGGGGTGGctatgggggctgggggggctccCAGGGGCGGGAATACCGCAGGGGCCTCGGGGTGGGAGTCACGCCCCTCAACAGTATCTCGCCCCTGAAGAAGTCCTTTGCCAACAATCATGTGCCGTCGCAGAAGTATTCCCGCTCCAGCCCCGGCTTCAACCCGAAGCCTTGGATGGAGGACAGCCTCGGCCGGAACGAGAGCATCTTCCCCTTTCAG GAACGTAGCAGGCCGTTCGATGGCTTCAACATGCACTCTCTGGAGAACTCCCTGATTGACATCATGAGGGCTGAACAGGACTCCCTAAAAG GCCGCTTGGGGTTCTCTCACCCCGGGGGAGATAGCCCTTTACCCATAAATG CGAGGAATTATGGCAGACGACGAG GTCACTCCTCTCTGTTCCCGATGGAGGACAACTTTGCCGATGACGAGCGCACTGAGCCGGCCTTGAGCGGCCTTGGTTCTCCCCACTGCTTCCCTCACCAGAACGGGGAGCGGATTGAGCGCTACTCCCGCAAAGTCTTTGTGGGGGGCCTTCCTCCAGACATCGACGAAG ATGAGATAACTGCAAGTTTCCGTCGTTTTGGTCACCTGTTAGTCGACTGGCCTCACAAAGCAGAGAGCAAATCCTACTTCCCTCCAAAAG GTTACGCGTTCCTCCTCTTCCAAGATGAAAGCTCAGTCCAGGCCTTGATTGACGCCTGCATCGAGGAGGACGGCAAGCTCTACCTGTGTGTGTCCAGTCCCACCATCAAAGACAAACCG GTCCAGATACGTCCCTGGAATCTCAACGACAGCGACTTTGTCATGGATGGCTCACAGCCTCTTGACCCCAGGAAGACCATTTTTGTCGGGGGGGTACCACGTCCTCTTCGTGCAG TGGAGCTGGCTATGATCATGGACAGGCTGTATGGAGGCGTGTGCTACGCCGGCATCGACACCGACCCGGAGCTGAAGTACCCAAAGGGAGCCGGCAGGGTGGCCTTCTCTAATCAGCAGAGCTACATAGCTGCTATCAGCGCACGTTTCGTGCAGCTGCAGCACGGCGAGATCGATAAACGG GTGGAGGTGAAGCCGTACGTCTTGGACGACCAGCTGTGTGACGAGTGCCAGGGCACACGCTGCGGGGGCAAGTTCGCACCCTTCTTCTGCGCCAACGTTACCTGCCTCCAGTATTACTGTGAATATTGTTGGGCGGCCATCCACTCGCGCGCCGGCCGGGAGTTCCACAAGCCGCTGGTGAAGGAGGGCGGCGACCGGCCCCGGCACATCTCCTTCCGCTGGAACTAA
- the cpeb4a gene encoding cytoplasmic polyadenylation element-binding protein 4 isoform X1, with translation MGDYGFGVLVQNNTSNKSAFPVRIHPHLQPPHHQNASPGPASYINNSTPANGNGTASAWLFPPAVAHGNIQDEILASEKSKAQQQEIQEPQEKQQLSPGHQETSLISELENSRSEESKGENGSGESANGKEKLCVDSPVLAGFDYHEASGLGTAAPSSMSSSSSLTGFNSWSAAIPPNPSPMMNEDVNFFNPAASANSGPLLFQNFPHHVSPGFGGSFSPQIGPMSQHHPPHPHFQHQQHRRSTASPHPPPFPHRNAAFNQLSHLSNNMNKSPSPWGGYQSPSPSPSSTSWSSGGGYGGWGGSQGREYRRGLGVGVTPLNSISPLKKSFANNHVPSQKYSRSSPGFNPKPWMEDSLGRNESIFPFQQERSRPFDGFNMHSLENSLIDIMRAEQDSLKGRLGFSHPGGDSPLPINARNYGRRRGHSSLFPMEDNFADDERTEPALSGLGSPHCFPHQNGERIERYSRKVFVGGLPPDIDEDEITASFRRFGHLLVDWPHKAESKSYFPPKGYAFLLFQDESSVQALIDACIEEDGKLYLCVSSPTIKDKPVQIRPWNLNDSDFVMDGSQPLDPRKTIFVGGVPRPLRAVELAMIMDRLYGGVCYAGIDTDPELKYPKGAGRVAFSNQQSYIAAISARFVQLQHGEIDKRVEVKPYVLDDQLCDECQGTRCGGKFAPFFCANVTCLQYYCEYCWAAIHSRAGREFHKPLVKEGGDRPRHISFRWN, from the exons ATGGGGGATTACGGTTTTGGAGTCTTAGTACAGAACAACACCAGTAACAAGTCAGCTTTCCCAGTAAGAATTCACCCACATCTGCAGCCCCCACATCATCAGAATGCATCCCCAGGTCCTGCATCCTATATAAATAACAGCACGCCTGCCAATGGCAATGGCACCGCCTCGGCCTGGCTTTTCCCCCCGGCGGTGGCCCACGGCAACATACAGGATGAGATTCTGGCTTCAGAGAAATCTAAAGCCCAGCAACAGGAAATACAAGAACCACAGGAAAAACAGCAGCTGTCCCCGGGCCACCAGGAAACAAGCCTCATCTCTGAGCTCGAGAACTCCCGATCGGAGGAGAGCAAGGGGGAGAATGGCTCGGGCGAGAGTGCCAATGGCAAGGAGAAGCTCTGCGTGGACTCTCCAGTGCTCGCAGGGTTTGATTATCATGAGGCATCAGGCCTGGGGACCGCGGCCCCGTCCAGCATGTCCTCCTCTTCATCCCTGACCGGTTTTAACAGCTGGTCGGCTGCTATCCCACCCAACCCCTCCCCAATGATGAACGAAGACGTCAACTTCTTCAACCCCGCCGCCTCGGCCAACAGCGGCCCGCTGCTCTTCCAGAACTTCCCGCATCATGTCAGCCCGGGCTTTGGGGGCAGCTTTTCGCCGCAGATCGGACCCATGTCTCAGCACCACCCGCCGCACCCTCACTTCCAGCACCAACAGCACCGCCGATCCACCGCCAGCCCCCACCCTCCTCCGTTCCCCCACAGAAATGCTGCATTCAACCAGTTGTCTCATTTATCCAACAATATGAACAAGTCCCCGTCTCCGTGGGGTGGCTACCAGAGCCCCTCGCCATcaccctcctccacctcctggaGCTCTGGGGGTGGctatgggggctgggggggctccCAGGGGCGGGAATACCGCAGGGGCCTCGGGGTGGGAGTCACGCCCCTCAACAGTATCTCGCCCCTGAAGAAGTCCTTTGCCAACAATCATGTGCCGTCGCAGAAGTATTCCCGCTCCAGCCCCGGCTTCAACCCGAAGCCTTGGATGGAGGACAGCCTCGGCCGGAACGAGAGCATCTTCCCCTTTCAG CAGGAACGTAGCAGGCCGTTCGATGGCTTCAACATGCACTCTCTGGAGAACTCCCTGATTGACATCATGAGGGCTGAACAGGACTCCCTAAAAG GCCGCTTGGGGTTCTCTCACCCCGGGGGAGATAGCCCTTTACCCATAAATG CGAGGAATTATGGCAGACGACGAG GTCACTCCTCTCTGTTCCCGATGGAGGACAACTTTGCCGATGACGAGCGCACTGAGCCGGCCTTGAGCGGCCTTGGTTCTCCCCACTGCTTCCCTCACCAGAACGGGGAGCGGATTGAGCGCTACTCCCGCAAAGTCTTTGTGGGGGGCCTTCCTCCAGACATCGACGAAG ATGAGATAACTGCAAGTTTCCGTCGTTTTGGTCACCTGTTAGTCGACTGGCCTCACAAAGCAGAGAGCAAATCCTACTTCCCTCCAAAAG GTTACGCGTTCCTCCTCTTCCAAGATGAAAGCTCAGTCCAGGCCTTGATTGACGCCTGCATCGAGGAGGACGGCAAGCTCTACCTGTGTGTGTCCAGTCCCACCATCAAAGACAAACCG GTCCAGATACGTCCCTGGAATCTCAACGACAGCGACTTTGTCATGGATGGCTCACAGCCTCTTGACCCCAGGAAGACCATTTTTGTCGGGGGGGTACCACGTCCTCTTCGTGCAG TGGAGCTGGCTATGATCATGGACAGGCTGTATGGAGGCGTGTGCTACGCCGGCATCGACACCGACCCGGAGCTGAAGTACCCAAAGGGAGCCGGCAGGGTGGCCTTCTCTAATCAGCAGAGCTACATAGCTGCTATCAGCGCACGTTTCGTGCAGCTGCAGCACGGCGAGATCGATAAACGG GTGGAGGTGAAGCCGTACGTCTTGGACGACCAGCTGTGTGACGAGTGCCAGGGCACACGCTGCGGGGGCAAGTTCGCACCCTTCTTCTGCGCCAACGTTACCTGCCTCCAGTATTACTGTGAATATTGTTGGGCGGCCATCCACTCGCGCGCCGGCCGGGAGTTCCACAAGCCGCTGGTGAAGGAGGGCGGCGACCGGCCCCGGCACATCTCCTTCCGCTGGAACTAA